One window of Papaver somniferum cultivar HN1 chromosome 9, ASM357369v1, whole genome shotgun sequence genomic DNA carries:
- the LOC113308459 gene encoding protein Simiate-like isoform X2, protein MAPNCPMEKEQKDEGHFDKTQTLKDAGMIELSVPCHRPSSNEQRKEEEPHELLVPDLCSLPLTPPTAVDCNFTCYFAPDFMKPDHDQYVYRHPNGLCVIGLASTHVALKDNRVKTVDFNVGKSNRSEIKVSGKRKRNAQRFEPNTALCKVSTSNDDTSYIVRCCVKGSLLEVNERLIKQDDLLNSSADREGYIAIIMPTPTDWIKAKNQLLSLEEFKKLRGLC, encoded by the exons ATG GCTCCAAACTGTCCAATGGAGAAGGAACAAAAGGATGAAGGCCACTTTGACAAAACccaaacattaaaagatgctggGATGATTGAGCTCTCAGTTCCATGTCATCGTCCTTCTTCAAATGAACAAcgcaaagaagaagaaccacatgagcttctTGTTCCTGATCTTTGCAGTCTCCCACTCACTCCTCCAACTGCAGTAGATTGCAACTTCACTTGCTACTTTGCTCCTGATTTTATGAAGCCAGACCATGATCAGTATGTTTATCGCCATCCAAATGGGTTGTGCGTAATTGGATTGGCTTCGACTCATGTTGCTTTAAAAGATAACAGAGTTAAGACCGTTGATTTCAATGTAGGAAAGTCTAATCGGAGTGAGATTAAGGTGTCCGGAAAGCGCAAAAGAAATGCACAACGTTTTGAACCTAACACAGCTTTATGTAAAGTGTCGACGAGTAACGATGATACTTCTTATATAGTGAGGTGTTGTGTGAAAGGGTCTTTGCTTGAGGTGAATGAAAGGCTAATTAAACAAGATGATTTGCTTAACTCATCGGCAGACCGAGAAGGATACATTGCAATTATCATGCCCACCCCAACGGATTGGATCAAAGCCAAGAATCAGTTATTGAGTCTTGAGGAGTTCAAGAAACTAAGAGGTCTCTGCTGA
- the LOC113308459 gene encoding protein Simiate-like isoform X1, translated as MDAEDSKILSQAPNCPMEKEQKDEGHFDKTQTLKDAGMIELSVPCHRPSSNEQRKEEEPHELLVPDLCSLPLTPPTAVDCNFTCYFAPDFMKPDHDQYVYRHPNGLCVIGLASTHVALKDNRVKTVDFNVGKSNRSEIKVSGKRKRNAQRFEPNTALCKVSTSNDDTSYIVRCCVKGSLLEVNERLIKQDDLLNSSADREGYIAIIMPTPTDWIKAKNQLLSLEEFKKLRGLC; from the coding sequence GCTCCAAACTGTCCAATGGAGAAGGAACAAAAGGATGAAGGCCACTTTGACAAAACccaaacattaaaagatgctggGATGATTGAGCTCTCAGTTCCATGTCATCGTCCTTCTTCAAATGAACAAcgcaaagaagaagaaccacatgagcttctTGTTCCTGATCTTTGCAGTCTCCCACTCACTCCTCCAACTGCAGTAGATTGCAACTTCACTTGCTACTTTGCTCCTGATTTTATGAAGCCAGACCATGATCAGTATGTTTATCGCCATCCAAATGGGTTGTGCGTAATTGGATTGGCTTCGACTCATGTTGCTTTAAAAGATAACAGAGTTAAGACCGTTGATTTCAATGTAGGAAAGTCTAATCGGAGTGAGATTAAGGTGTCCGGAAAGCGCAAAAGAAATGCACAACGTTTTGAACCTAACACAGCTTTATGTAAAGTGTCGACGAGTAACGATGATACTTCTTATATAGTGAGGTGTTGTGTGAAAGGGTCTTTGCTTGAGGTGAATGAAAGGCTAATTAAACAAGATGATTTGCTTAACTCATCGGCAGACCGAGAAGGATACATTGCAATTATCATGCCCACCCCAACGGATTGGATCAAAGCCAAGAATCAGTTATTGAGTCTTGAGGAGTTCAAGAAACTAAGAGGTCTCTGCTGA
- the LOC113314108 gene encoding uncharacterized protein LOC113314108, whose amino-acid sequence MEMKKQSISEFRERMDKTLACNDLVNEESIKKLVVKQFSHSPSKSAEKIHDGNNEYVIEKRSKQVMNFLDQLRSASGDHHNKPGGWKVKEDHDEYRIMYRGEPKGSPFHTLLAEGYADAPMDVCLCAAWEAALYEKWWPKVAVPKFRIMETRALQKIRIGEHLSLVRMKVTWPLAAREVIVHYMEIEYLEGDLIIGLLNTVPDIDKATKETHGFSSEGVPEAKDIV is encoded by the exons ATGGAGATGAAGAAGCAAAGCATCTCAGAGTTTCGAGAAAGAATGGACAAAACATTAGCATGTAACGATCTTGTAAACGAAGAGTCTATCAAAAAGCTAGTTGTAAAACAGTTCTCTCATTCACCATCAAAATCTGCCGAGAAAATTCATG ATGGTAACAATGAATACGTAATCGAAAAGAGGTCTAAACAAGTAATGAACTTTCTTGACCAACTGAGGAGTGCTTCGGGAGATCATCATAATAAGCCTGGGGGTTGGAAG gtTAAGGAAGATCATGATGAGTATCGAATCATGTATCGAGGAGAACCCAAAGGATCTCCCTTTCATACATTACTTGCGGAAGGATATGCAGATGCACCTATGGATGTCT gtttaTGTGCTGCATGGGAGGCAGCTCTCTATGAGAAATG GTGGCCTAAAGTCGCAGTTccaaaattcagaatcatggaAACTAGAGCGCTGCAAAAGATTCGAATTGGAGAACATCTTTCCCTCGTCAG GATGAAGGTTACATGGCCATTAGCAGCTAGAGAAGTTATTGTTCACTATATGGAAATTGAATATCTTGAAGGTGATCTGATTATTGGACTCCTAAACACT GTGCCTGACATAGATAAAGCTACCAAAGAAACTCATGGATTCAGCAGCGAAGGGGTACCAGAAGCAAAGGATATTGTTTGA